The Humulus lupulus chromosome 7, drHumLupu1.1, whole genome shotgun sequence region CTTTATGATTATACATAATCAAACTTAACAAAACACAAACTttcgaatcaatttatacatgctaAAGTATGTTTTAAAGTCTCTTGTATAGTACATATTTTCATGAAAAGCATCCACTCCATAAACATTAaccaattattctccactaatgtaaacccACATAATCAATAGtcaaaaggtctttaaaagcttgtaatgtaaggctaaggttagaagtagatgaaaaatgaatatataagcttaaatcacaccatagcctatatattttttttttctattctctagatcttctcacaaatttctcatacaattcaagaaaatacataatcttttcattttttctttccacgttgatcttactatttcccccacacttatacttttgcaatactttttttttcatatttctcAGTGTAGacttttttctgttttttttcttttcaattcaactcattggaagaaatagtagatcatatactttcacattataatccaacaaaccaatacaactttcccttcttacaatccataacccaacccaccaaatcaaacaatcatatataaaactatggtgtaatgggtcacaaaaagaataaaaaaaatttaagctgcaaaaggtttagatattggcttataaaagaaaaagattagtcattatggctcaaaaatgggaaactaggatATTCAATTTCATAGGTAATATTGAAAGGCTCAAATGATCCAAAGAACaagccttaatcatcttcctaatcatgtgtacttaggatttcgcctcaaacaattaatcaatggttTCTAGAGTGGTCGAGACTATATATATAGACGATAGCATGCATAAATATATCCAAATACTAGTGAAAGGTAAATCTAATTGTACACGCATTATGTTTAAAAATCTAAGATCAAGGTTAAGTAACAACCacacaagagttaagcacacaattcatgcagaattcatcaatttcctagacatattcttatctcaatcagaagttttatcattgacagacaactttcaacataaccatgcttatgacaaactaaaaaattaaaaaaagaatgaCACtagaaacaactaaacaacacaaacacaaataaacagcaaaaaataaataaacaaatgacaaataaaaataaaacaggaAGTTTTCCCTTCCCCACACTTAATTTTAGCATTGTCCTCAAGgcatatactaaataaaaaatcaatgcagaataaaaagacaagtgtAAGAAAAACTCCCGCAAGTTTGGTTTGTTTAATGttgttagctcgactgaatgatGTGGTTATAATTATTATGGTGGGTCATTTAACAAAACCTTCTTCATCTTGTACTTATCAATAGAGTTCCATATATCAAATTGTATAACTTCATCATCAAATTCTATTGTAAGTACCCATACATTGACATCCAGCTTTGTACTTGTAATAAGTCGGAATGGCCTCCTCAATTGAACATGCACCaaaacatcttcaactacccTTAGGGAATAAACATTAGTGCGATCAGCCAATCGAATAAGAATACTAGTTTCTTTTAATAACCCTGGCTTTAAAGAAGCAAAAATAGAATAAGATATATCATTAATAGATGCTCCTAAATCTATCATACAATGATCAAACTTGGTTTTACCGACAATGTATGAATTTATAAACATCCAAAGGTCTTGACACTTGGGTAGCAACTTCCTTTGGAGAATAGCagaaacattctcccccacacttatctttttatcacCCTTCAGCTTCCTTTTATTTGTGGACAACTCCTTAGGAAGCTTAGCATATGGTGGTACTTGTTTAATGGTTGTAAGGAGcgaaatattgattttaaggaTCACCTTATTTTCCTCCTCATTCTTAAATTTTGTCAATCTACTCGGAAAATTAGGAATATGGACATACGATTTGacaattggtttgtgtagcataTTCTGTGATGATGGACCAACTGGCGTGAAAGTTTCAATCTCCAGTGGAGAAGATGTTTCTAGGGTTGAATTGTTGACTTCTTGAGTTGGAATTAGATCAAATGTTATGTCTGGATAAGGTGGTATGTCAAGTTATGGACCACTTTGAAGAGTTAGTGTACCATCATTCTCTATTGGATTATTCTCTAATTCTGTGGGTAATTCTCCATTACTCTCAACCTCAATATTATTCAATGATGTAGCAATTTGTCCCATAGTACTCTCCAAATTATTGCGGGACGCTTTTGTACTCTGAAGAATAACTTGGGTTTGTATAGTTGAAGCCACTAAAGTTTTTAGCATATCTAAAATTGATGGTTCGTGATCTTGTGACATTCCTGTATGAGGTTGTTGAGGAAAAGGCCCATAAGCCTGCTCTAACATCTGTTGAAGTTGGAGATTGCTGGCATTTAGTGCATTGATGAGATCTCCAATTGATGGATCTGAATATTGCGGCGTGAACTCATTATATTCTGATTGAGAGTAGTAATTTGGCTCAACATATTGATTTCCACCATAGAAAGTATTAGAATATTCTTCCCATTGTGAATTGTAATTGTTAGAATAAGGGTCATATCTATTCATTTGAGGATCATAATAGTTTTGATAGTACATTTCCATGTCTCAAATCATGTTttatgcaagtcctaaaaaagttagtgaaaagaaaaaaatgaataacaaattaaataaaatagtcccCGCCAATGACGCCAAAAATTTAATGGGTGTCGTATGccatatcaaatttaaatatatttattccttATTACCAACTATATTATTAGTAAAGTGTtagtaagggtcgaacccacaaggactaatattcaatttatcattcaatttaaaaacaagaattaaataggggattttgtttcaagatttaataacacaaaataaagtaatatacaaagaacaatggataatatgattttaaagaaacagttaagaattattctccaccttcgacaatcaatccatcaacaatgacaaataatattccATACTCCCAATTAAagtattaaccccgcagataacacttaagtagtcaattatcccagtttccctaatataattaattaaaactaagcaTCCTTAATAAatcatttttaccaagcaataaactcattaagcatgcgatctatttaacccagGAAAAGCATTACATTCAATTGAAATAAGTTAATCTAGACagcaaattcattaagcatgcaattcatttaacataggttctattcttcatcacaaataAAATACCATTCACAATActctaattgtaatttatcacacTACGTAGAAtcataaactattaggtgaatagaaatcctaagatgatagtagaataatgaaaaaccttaattagtggccatctaaacaagaatttataagattcataacattcaaatagaaaatagaagcaatttaatataagggaataaaaggaataaaattcatcgatgcattcaagatctcatgtctagggttttgaaataaccctcaactataaaggaaactactccataatcatattcatattcgtaaacataaatattcaatgaaaataaaagagtttttagaagaaagaaaaactagattgaagaatgtttatgatgctgtcttttctcctcctctgttGCTCTAGCATCTAAAATTTGCATTCCAAAGTTGTAatcaaagttaaccctaatcccttttatatcccaccaaaaattacatttaaaaattgaaatttaaggaaaaatcgattcataacattcaaatagaaaatagaagcaatttaatataagggaatagaaagaataaaattcatcgatgcattcaagatctcatgtctagggttttgaaataaccctcaactataaaggaaactactccataatcatatccatatttataaacataaatattcaatgaaaatcaAAGAGCttttagaagaaagaaaaactagattgaagaatgcttatgatgatgtcttttctcctcctctattgctctagcctctaaaatttacattccaaagttgtattcaaagttaaCCTTAATCCCTTTTATATCccaccaaaaattacatttaaaaattcaaatttaagaaaaaatcgattcataacattcaaatagaaaatataagcaatttaatataagggaatagaaggaataaaattcatcgatgcattcaagatctcatgtctagggttttgaaataaccctcaactataaaggaaactactccataatcatattcatattcgtaaacataaatattcaatgaaaataaaagagtttttagatgaaagaaaaactagattgaagaatgtttatgatgatgtcttttctcctcctttgttgctctagcctctaaaatttacattccaaagttgtattcaaagttaaccctaatcccttttatatcccaccaaaaattacatttaaaaattgaaatttaaggaaaaattgattcataacattcaaatagaaaatagaagcaatttaatataagggaataaaaggaataaaattcatcgaTGCATttaagatctcatgtctagggttttgaaataaccctcaactataaaggaaactactccataatcatatccatatttataaacataaatattcaatgaaaatcaAAGAGTTTTTAGaataaagaaaaactagattgaagaatgcttatgatgatgtcttttctcctcctctgttgctctagcctctaaaatttacattccaaagttgtattcaaagttaaccctaatcccttttatatcCCACCAAAAATTACacttaaaaattgaaatttaagaaaaaatcgattcataacattcaaatagaaaatataagcaatttaatataagggaatagaaggtaTAAAATTCATcgatgcattcaagatctcatgtctagggttttgaaataaccctcaactataaaggaaactactccataatcatatccatatttataaacaaaaatattcaatgaaaatcaAAGAGCttttagaagaaagaaaaactagattgaagaatgcttatgatgatgtcttttctcctcctctgttgctctagcctctaaaatttacattccaaagttgtattcaaagttaaccctaatcccttttatatcccaccaaaaattacatttaaaaattgaaatttaagaaaaaatcgattcataacattcaaatagaaaatataagcaatttaatataatggagtagaaggaataaaattcatcgatgcattcaagatctcatgtctagggttttgaaataaccctcaactataaaggaaactactccataatcatatccatatttataaacaaaaatattcaatgaaaatcaAAGAGCttttagaagaaagaaaaactagattgaagaatgcttatgatgatgtcttttctcctcctctgttgctctagcctctaaaatttacattccaaagttgtattcaaagttaaccctaatcccttttatatcccaccaaaaattacatttaaaaattgaaatttaagaaaaaatcgattcataacattcaaatagaaaatataagcaatttaatataagggaatagaaggaataaaattcatcgatgcattcaagatctcatgtctagggttttgaaataaccctcaactataaagaaaactactccataatcatattcatattcataaatataaatattcaattaaaataaaagagtttttagaagaaagaaaaactagattgaagaatgtttatGATGA contains the following coding sequences:
- the LOC133792117 gene encoding uncharacterized protein LOC133792117; amino-acid sequence: MEMYYQNYYDPQMNRYDPYSNNYNSQWEEYSNTFYGGNQYVEPNYYSQSEYNEFTPQYSDPSIGDLINALNASNLQLQQMLEQAYGPFPQQPHTGMSQDHEPSILDMLKTLVASTIQTQVILQSTKASRNNLESTMGQIATSLNNIEVESNGELPTELENNPIENDDITFDLIPTQEVNNSTLETSSPLEIETFTPVGPSSQNMLHKPIVKSYVHIPNFPSRLTKFKNEEENKVILKINISLLTTIKQVPPYAKLPKELSTNKRKLKGDKKISVGENVSAILQRKLLPKCQDLWMFINSYIVGKTKFDHCMIDLGASINDISYSIFASLKPGLLKETSILIRLADRTNVYSLRVVEDVLVHVQLRRPFRLITSTKLDVNVWVLTIEFDDEVIQFDIWNSIDKYKMKKVLLNDPP